In the genome of Triticum urartu cultivar G1812 chromosome 5, Tu2.1, whole genome shotgun sequence, one region contains:
- the LOC125556625 gene encoding trans-cinnamate:CoA ligase, peroxisomal-like, translated as MENLPKRPANYVPLSPVGFLPRAGAVYGDRTSVVYRRLRFTWSQTYVRCRRLAAALLSLGVRKNDVVSVLAPNVPAMYEMHFAVPMAAAVLNTVNTRLDAKAVAAILRHSQAKVLFVDYDYVRLANDALQVVADAGAPVPLVAVIDDIDRPTGVRLGVGELEYEALVSGGDPAAELPSFADEWDAVTLNYTSGTTSAPKGVVYSHRGAYLNTTSQLLSWGVGTEPVYLWTLPMFHCNGWTLTWGMAARGGVNVCIRENRAADVYRAISDHGVTHMCCAPVVLNILIDGIGEAQRLAAPVHVLTGGAPLTAALLDRVERVGFKVTHSYGLTEATGPALACEWRHEWDLLPLPERSRLKARQGASVLSLADASVVDSNTMASVPRDGKSMGEIALRGSSIMKGYLDNPEANDKAFKGGWFMTGDVGVVHPDGYIEVKDRSKDVIISGGENICSKEVEEVLLQHQAVADAAVVAMPHPHWGETPCAFLVTSNKATGVCEDEVIAFCRERMARFMAPSKVVVVDALPRNALGKVDKVKLRAAVRSFVLPRATSRL; from the coding sequence ATGGAGAACCTTCCCAAGCGTCCGGCTAACTACGTGCCACTTAGCCCGGTTGGGTTCCTGCCGCGCGCCGGTGCAGTATACGGTGACCGCACGTCCGTCGTCTACCGGCGTCTCCGCTTCACGTGGAGCCAGACGTACGTGCGCTGCCGCCGCCTTGCCGCCGCCCTCCTCTCCCTCGGCGTCCGCAAGAACGACGTCGTCTCCGTCCTCGCCCCCAACGTGCCGGCGATGTATGAGATGCACTTCGCCGTGCCCATGGCTGCTGCCGTGCTCAACACCGTCAACACGCGCCTGGACGCCAAGGCGGTGGCGGCCATCCTGAGGCACTCCCAGGCCAAGGTCTTGTTCGTCGACTATGACTACGTGCGCCTCGCCAACGACGCGCTACAGGTCGTCGCGGATGCCGGCGCGCCCGTCCCGCTGGTCGCCGTCATCGACGATATTGACAGGCCCACTGGCGTCCGACTCGGCGTCGGTGAGCTCGAGTATGAGGCGCTGGTCAGCGGCGGCGACCCGGCCGCGGAGCTGCCCTCGTTCGCGGACGAGTGGGACGCGGTCACGCTCAACTACACCTCCGGCACCACGTCGGCGCCCAAGGGCGTGGTGTACAGCCACCGTGGTGCGTACCTCAACACCACGAGCCAGCTGCTGTCGTGGGGGGTGGGCACCGAGCCGGTGTACCTCTGGACGCTCCCCATGTTCCACTGCAACGGGTGGACGCTCACCTGGGGAATGGCAGCGCGCGGCGGCGTCAACGTCTGCATCCGCGAGAACCGCGCCGCCGACGTCTACCGTGCCATCTCCGACCACGGCGTAACCCACATGTGCTGCGCGCCGGTGGTGCTCAACATTCTCATAGACGGCATCGGCGAGGCCCAGCGGCTGGCGGCTCCCGTCCACGTCCTCACTGGCGGGGCCCCGCTGACGGCCGCCCTGCTGGACCGCGTCGAGCGGGTCGGTTTCAAGGTGACGCACTCGTACGGACTCACGGAGGCCACCGGCCCCGCTCTGGCCTGCGAGTGGCGCCACGAGTGGGACCTCCTGCCGCTCCCGGAGCGCTCACGCCTCAAGGCCAGGCAGGGGGCCAGTGTCCTGTCTCTCGCCGACGCCAGCGTCGTCGACAGCAACACCATGGCTAGTGTGCCGCGCGACGGCAAGTCCATGGGTGAGATCGCGCTCCGCGGCAGCAGCATCATGAAGGGGTACCTCGACAACCCGGAGGCGAACGATAAGGCCTTCAAGGGCGGGTGGTTCATGACGGGCGACGTCGGTGTCGTGCACCCGGACGGGTACATCGAGGTAAAGGACAGGTCAAAGGACGTGATCATCAGCGGCGGCGAGAACATCTGCAGcaaggaggtggaggaggtgcTGCTCCAGCACCAGGCTGTGGCGGACGCGGCGGTCGTTGCCATGCCTCATCCACACTGGGGCGAGACACCGTGCGCGTTTCTCGTGACCAGCAACAAGGCTACCGGGGTCTGCGAGGACGAAGTGATCGCCTTCTGCCGCGAGCGCATGGCGCGCTTCATGGCACCCAGCAAGGTGGTGGTCGTCGACGCCCTCCCGAGGAACGCGCTAGGTAAGGTTGACAAGGTGAAACTACGCGCTGCGGTCCGGAGTTTTGTGCTCCCCAGGGCCACGTCTAGGCTATAG
- the LOC125510463 gene encoding 28 kDa ribonucleoprotein, chloroplastic-like, whose product MAMASSTTASVAAASLRALAGASPAPLPKPFLVLLSPAPPRRLGLGLRAARPRGPLAPLASSDSFFETSAAVDVAEPEDEALEAVAEEEPAVAEEEEDVAAEEEEVEEVGEYVEPPEEAKVYVGNLPYDVDSERLAQLFEQAGVVEVSEVIYNRETDQSRGFGFVTMSTIEEAEKAVEMFHRYDVNGRLLTVNKAAPRGARVERPPRDSGSSFRIYVGNLPWQVDDSRLVELFSEHGKVVDARVVYDRDTGRSRGFGFVTMASQEELDDAIAALDGQSLEGRALRVNVAEERPPRRF is encoded by the exons ATGGCGATGGCCTCCTCCACCACCGCCTCCGTCGCCGCGGCGTCCCTCCGAGCGCTCGCCGGCGCCTCCCCGGCCCCGCTCCCGAAGCCGTTCCTCGTGCTGCTCTCCCCGGCGCCCCCGcgccgcctcggcctcggcctcCGCGCCGCCCGCCCGCGCGGCCCGCTCGCCCCGCTCGCCTCCTCTGACTCCTTTTTCGAAACCTCCGCGGCCGTCGACGTCGCCGAGCCGGAGGACGAGGCCCTGGAGGCCGTCGCGGAGGAGGAGCCCGCCgtggccgaggaggaggaggatgtggcggccgaggaggaggaggtggaggaggtcgGGGAGTACGTGGAGCCACCGGAGGAGGCCAAGGTGTACGTCGGCAACCTGCCCTACGACGTCGACAGCGAGCGCCTCGCGCAGCTCTTCGAGCAGGCCGGCGTTGTCGAGGTCTCCGAG GTCATCTACAACAGAGAAACCGACCAGAGCCGTGGATTTGGGTTTGTCACCATGAGTACAATTGAGGAGGCTGAGAAGGCTGTGGAGATGTTCCATCGCTAC GATGTGAATGGGAGGCTGTTGACTGTAAACAAGGCAGCTCCTAGAGGCGCCCGGGTGGAAAGGCCTCCCCGTGATTCCGGCTCTTCATTCAGGATCTATGTGGGCAACCTGCCATGGCAAGTGGACGACTCTAGGTTGGTGGAGCTGTTCAGCGAGCATGGCAAAGTGGTCGATGCTAGGGTCGTCTACGACAGAGACACTGGGCGCTCACGGGGATTTGGTTTCGTGACAATGGCGTCGCAGGAGGAGCTGGATGATGCCATCGCTGCCCTCGATGGACAG AGCTTGGAGGGGCGTGCCCTAAGGGTGAACGTCGCAGAGGAGCGGCCACCTAGGAGGTTCTAA